The Bos indicus x Bos taurus breed Angus x Brahman F1 hybrid chromosome 11, Bos_hybrid_MaternalHap_v2.0, whole genome shotgun sequence genome includes a region encoding these proteins:
- the GPR75 gene encoding probable G-protein coupled receptor 75 isoform X1 — protein sequence MRGGGSDGHDASSSASAGAAGEAGVWAARWRRRGGAAATRQKEESSLKMNSTGHLQDVPNTTLLHVPHAQGGNSTSIQEGLQEPVHTATLVTCTFLLAVIFCLGSYGNFIVFLSFFDPAFRKFRTNFDFMILNLSFCDLFICGVTAPMFTFVLFFSSASGIPDTFCFTFHLTSSGFIIMSLKTVAVIALHRLRMVLGKQPNRTASFPCTLLLTLLLWTTSFTLATLATLKTSKSHLCLPMSSLIAGEGKAILSLYVVDFTFCVAVVFVSYVMIAQTLRKNAQVRKCPAVITVDASRPQPFMGAPVKGGGEPIQCTMPALYRNQNYNKLQHVQTHGYTKSPNQLPTPAASRLQLVSAVNLSTAKDSRAVVTCVIIVLSVLVCCLPLGISLVQVVLSSNGSFILYQFELLGFTLIFLKSGLNPFIYSRNSAGLRRKVLWCLQYIGLGFFCCKQKTRLRAMGKGNLEVNRNKSSHHETNSAYMLSPKPQKKFVDQACGPSHSKESVVSPKMSAGHQHYGQSSSTPINTRIEPYYSIYNSSPSQEESIPHNLQPVNSFGFANSYIAMHYHTTNDLMQEYDSTSAKQIPVPSV from the exons ATGCGCGGAGGCGGCAGCGATGGCCATGATGCCTCCAGCTCGGCATCCGCCGGGGCGGCGGGCGAAGCTGGGGTCTGGGCTgcgagatggaggaggaggggcgGCGCTGCGGCCACCAGGCAG AAGGAAGAGTCGTCTCTGAAGATGAACTCAACAGGCCACCTTCAGGATGTGCCCAACACCACCCTGCTCCACGTGCCTCATGCCCAGGGAGGAAACAGTACCAGTATCCAGGAGGGTCTCCAGGAACCCGTCCACACGGCCACCTTGGTCACCTGTACCTTTCTGCTCGCAGTCATCTTCTGCCTGGGCTCTTATGGCAACTTCATTGTCTTCTTGTCCTTCTTCGATCCGGCCTTCAGGAAATTCAGAACCAACTTTGATTTCATGATCCTGAACCTGTCCTTCTGTGACCTCTTCATTTGTGGCGTGACAGCCCCCATGTTCACTTTCGTGTTGTTCTTCAGCTCAGCCAGTGGCATACCGGACACTTTCTGCTTCACCTTCCACCTCACCAGCTCGGGCTTCATCATCATGTCCCTCAAGACAGTAGCGGTGATTGCCCTGCACCGGCTCCGCATGGTGTTGGGGAAGCAGCCCAACCGCACGGCCTCCTTCCCCTGCACCTTGCTCCTCACTCTGCTCCTCTGGACCACCAGTTTCACCCTCGCCACCTTGGCCACCCTGAAAACCAGCAAGTCGCACCTCTGCCTTCCCATGTCCAGTCTGATCGCCGGAGAAGGGAAAGCCATCCTGTCTCTCTACGTGGTCGACTTCACCTTTTGTGTGGCGGTGGTCTTCGTGTCCTACGTTATGATCGCTCAGACACTGCGGAAGAATGCTCAAGTCAGAAAGTGCCCCGCTGTGATCACTGTTGACGCTTCCAGACCACAGCCTTTCATGGGGGCCCCTGTGAAGGGAGGTGGCGAGCCTATCCAGTGTACCATGCCGGCTCTGTACAGGAACCAGAATTACAACAAACTGCAGCACGTTCAGACCCACGGATACACCAAGAGTCCCAACCAGCTGCCAACCCCTGCGGCCAGCCGGCTGCAGCTGGTATCGGCTGTCAATCTGTCCACGGCTAAGGACTCCAGGGCAGTGGTCACCTGTGTGATCATTGTGCTCTCGGTCCTGGTGTGCTGTCTTCCGCTGGGGATTTCCTTGGTGCAGGTGGTTCTGTCCAGCAATGGAAGCTTCATCCTTTACCAGTTTGAACTGTTGGGGTTTACCCTTATATTTCTCAAGTCAGGATTAAACCCTTTTATATATTCTCGGAACAGTGCAGGGCTGAGAAGGAAAGTGCTGTGGTGCCTCCAGTACATCGGCCTGGGTTTTTTCTGCTGCAAACAGAAGACCCGACTTCGTGCCATGGGAAAAGGGAACCTCGAAGTCAACAGAAACAAATCCTCCCATCATGAAACGAATTCTGCCTACATGTTGTCTCCAAAGCCCCAGAAGAAATTTGTGGACCAGGCCTGTGGCCCAAGTCACTCAAAGGAAAGTGTGGTCAGTCCTAAGATGTCTGCTGGACATCAACACTATGGTCAGAGCAGCTCTACCCCCATCAACACTCGAATTGAGCCGTACTACAGTATCTACAACAGCAGCCCATCCCAGGAGGAGAGCATCCCACATAACTTACAGCCAGTAAACTCCTTTGGGTTTGCCAATTCGTATATTGCCATGCATTATCACACCACTAATGATTTAATGCAAGAATATGACAGCACATCAGCCAAGCAGATTCCAGTCCCCTCTGTTTAG
- the GPR75 gene encoding probable G-protein coupled receptor 75 isoform X2: MNSTGHLQDVPNTTLLHVPHAQGGNSTSIQEGLQEPVHTATLVTCTFLLAVIFCLGSYGNFIVFLSFFDPAFRKFRTNFDFMILNLSFCDLFICGVTAPMFTFVLFFSSASGIPDTFCFTFHLTSSGFIIMSLKTVAVIALHRLRMVLGKQPNRTASFPCTLLLTLLLWTTSFTLATLATLKTSKSHLCLPMSSLIAGEGKAILSLYVVDFTFCVAVVFVSYVMIAQTLRKNAQVRKCPAVITVDASRPQPFMGAPVKGGGEPIQCTMPALYRNQNYNKLQHVQTHGYTKSPNQLPTPAASRLQLVSAVNLSTAKDSRAVVTCVIIVLSVLVCCLPLGISLVQVVLSSNGSFILYQFELLGFTLIFLKSGLNPFIYSRNSAGLRRKVLWCLQYIGLGFFCCKQKTRLRAMGKGNLEVNRNKSSHHETNSAYMLSPKPQKKFVDQACGPSHSKESVVSPKMSAGHQHYGQSSSTPINTRIEPYYSIYNSSPSQEESIPHNLQPVNSFGFANSYIAMHYHTTNDLMQEYDSTSAKQIPVPSV, translated from the coding sequence ATGAACTCAACAGGCCACCTTCAGGATGTGCCCAACACCACCCTGCTCCACGTGCCTCATGCCCAGGGAGGAAACAGTACCAGTATCCAGGAGGGTCTCCAGGAACCCGTCCACACGGCCACCTTGGTCACCTGTACCTTTCTGCTCGCAGTCATCTTCTGCCTGGGCTCTTATGGCAACTTCATTGTCTTCTTGTCCTTCTTCGATCCGGCCTTCAGGAAATTCAGAACCAACTTTGATTTCATGATCCTGAACCTGTCCTTCTGTGACCTCTTCATTTGTGGCGTGACAGCCCCCATGTTCACTTTCGTGTTGTTCTTCAGCTCAGCCAGTGGCATACCGGACACTTTCTGCTTCACCTTCCACCTCACCAGCTCGGGCTTCATCATCATGTCCCTCAAGACAGTAGCGGTGATTGCCCTGCACCGGCTCCGCATGGTGTTGGGGAAGCAGCCCAACCGCACGGCCTCCTTCCCCTGCACCTTGCTCCTCACTCTGCTCCTCTGGACCACCAGTTTCACCCTCGCCACCTTGGCCACCCTGAAAACCAGCAAGTCGCACCTCTGCCTTCCCATGTCCAGTCTGATCGCCGGAGAAGGGAAAGCCATCCTGTCTCTCTACGTGGTCGACTTCACCTTTTGTGTGGCGGTGGTCTTCGTGTCCTACGTTATGATCGCTCAGACACTGCGGAAGAATGCTCAAGTCAGAAAGTGCCCCGCTGTGATCACTGTTGACGCTTCCAGACCACAGCCTTTCATGGGGGCCCCTGTGAAGGGAGGTGGCGAGCCTATCCAGTGTACCATGCCGGCTCTGTACAGGAACCAGAATTACAACAAACTGCAGCACGTTCAGACCCACGGATACACCAAGAGTCCCAACCAGCTGCCAACCCCTGCGGCCAGCCGGCTGCAGCTGGTATCGGCTGTCAATCTGTCCACGGCTAAGGACTCCAGGGCAGTGGTCACCTGTGTGATCATTGTGCTCTCGGTCCTGGTGTGCTGTCTTCCGCTGGGGATTTCCTTGGTGCAGGTGGTTCTGTCCAGCAATGGAAGCTTCATCCTTTACCAGTTTGAACTGTTGGGGTTTACCCTTATATTTCTCAAGTCAGGATTAAACCCTTTTATATATTCTCGGAACAGTGCAGGGCTGAGAAGGAAAGTGCTGTGGTGCCTCCAGTACATCGGCCTGGGTTTTTTCTGCTGCAAACAGAAGACCCGACTTCGTGCCATGGGAAAAGGGAACCTCGAAGTCAACAGAAACAAATCCTCCCATCATGAAACGAATTCTGCCTACATGTTGTCTCCAAAGCCCCAGAAGAAATTTGTGGACCAGGCCTGTGGCCCAAGTCACTCAAAGGAAAGTGTGGTCAGTCCTAAGATGTCTGCTGGACATCAACACTATGGTCAGAGCAGCTCTACCCCCATCAACACTCGAATTGAGCCGTACTACAGTATCTACAACAGCAGCCCATCCCAGGAGGAGAGCATCCCACATAACTTACAGCCAGTAAACTCCTTTGGGTTTGCCAATTCGTATATTGCCATGCATTATCACACCACTAATGATTTAATGCAAGAATATGACAGCACATCAGCCAAGCAGATTCCAGTCCCCTCTGTTTAG